One window from the genome of Pantoea cypripedii encodes:
- a CDS encoding MFS transporter, producing the protein MTALDAAQHPRDARLLHWSTRTVFLINGLGMSAWAPLVPFARDRLHLTGSMLGALLLCLGIGSLAAMPVTGKLVARYGCRRVMLCSTTLVLMMLPLLATASQTPVMALALMLFGAGLGTLDVAMNYQAVEVEKAARRPMMSGFHAFFSLGGIVGAATVSLLMSVGLSPLAAVGVVMVVMVLLLLRCQPGMMTTRLHQPDQPWLVMPRGWVAFLGLLCFILFLAEGAVLDWGALLLLQSPEMPATWAGLGYAVFSIAMTLGRFTGDKIIERCGRYPVMLGGALAAAAGMTLAVMLPWPGLALLAFLLVGFGLANTVPMLFNAAGNQHDMPSNLAISAMTTLGYAGILSGPALIGLISQWISLSGAFLLIALLLLAVAASARLVAR; encoded by the coding sequence ATGACAGCACTGGACGCCGCACAACATCCGCGAGACGCTCGCCTTCTGCACTGGTCAACCCGTACCGTGTTTTTGATCAATGGCCTGGGTATGTCTGCCTGGGCCCCTCTGGTGCCGTTTGCCCGCGATCGTCTGCATTTAACCGGCAGCATGCTCGGTGCATTGCTGCTCTGTCTGGGTATTGGTTCGCTGGCCGCGATGCCGGTTACCGGCAAACTGGTGGCACGCTATGGGTGTCGACGCGTCATGCTCTGCTCCACCACACTGGTGCTCATGATGCTGCCACTGCTGGCCACGGCCAGTCAGACACCGGTGATGGCGCTGGCGTTGATGCTATTTGGTGCCGGGCTGGGCACGCTTGATGTTGCGATGAACTACCAGGCCGTAGAAGTGGAAAAGGCGGCGCGCCGTCCGATGATGTCCGGCTTCCACGCGTTCTTTAGTCTGGGCGGTATTGTCGGAGCCGCGACGGTCAGCCTGTTGATGAGTGTCGGTTTGTCGCCACTCGCCGCCGTGGGTGTGGTGATGGTGGTCATGGTGTTGCTGCTGTTGCGCTGCCAGCCGGGGATGATGACCACCCGCTTACATCAGCCCGATCAGCCGTGGCTGGTGATGCCACGCGGCTGGGTGGCCTTTCTCGGCCTGCTGTGCTTTATTCTGTTTCTCGCCGAAGGGGCAGTACTCGACTGGGGTGCCTTGCTGCTGTTACAAAGTCCGGAGATGCCAGCCACCTGGGCCGGACTGGGCTATGCGGTGTTTTCTATCGCCATGACCCTGGGGCGTTTTACCGGGGATAAAATCATCGAGCGCTGTGGGCGTTATCCGGTGATGTTGGGTGGTGCTCTGGCTGCCGCGGCAGGCATGACGCTGGCAGTGATGCTTCCCTGGCCTGGTCTGGCGTTGCTGGCCTTCCTGCTGGTGGGGTTTGGCCTGGCCAATACGGTGCCGATGTTGTTCAATGCTGCTGGAAATCAACACGATATGCCGTCAAATCTGGCGATTTCCGCCATGACAACCTTAGGCTATGCAGGTATTCTTTCAGGTCCGGCTTTGATCGGATTAATATCCCAGTGGATCAGCCTGAGCGGCGCATTTCTGCTTATCGCCCTGCTGCTGCTGGCCGTAGCTGCCAGCGCCCGACTGGTTGCGCGATAA
- the rcsD gene encoding phosphotransferase RcsD, with protein sequence MPYKFPLTSGNVTRFFVVFNLVLFLALGAMVHNSVNAWITDKRYAMTDLARAMQKRIDAYRFATWQIYENLATSAAGSTPNSSLQETRLRPDVYYLEKTRRKTEALIFGSHDSSTLDMTMRMSNYLDTLWGAENPTWSMYFLNGQDNSLIMISTLPLKDMATRYKESAINSLVDSRRAEMLQQANALDERESFSPLRHFAWQNDHYFTLRTTFNQPGHLATVVAFDLPVNDLIPRSMPLENFLLRQDTTQSSSSTDDETSETTHVSLVNPNLEIAASLPSTSLQLVYRVPITNLIVDSLHNLLWPLLINLVLFLLSIAGITLLRQQSLRPNENQSAELDSLRLLNEEIVASLPVGLLVYDFATNRTLLSNKIAEHLLPHLNLQKIINMSDQHQGVLQATINNEVYEIRHARSVLSPHTQLFMMRDQDRELLVNKKLQKAQQVLDRNHQMRQQLMHNLGHALHRPLESMVAQLVQLSQRDSDESVLDLLDESQGLARLVDDIVLLNRLEAHDWSPDASRFNLQELLDEIALESLPLLRRKGLALVVNNHLANDEMRFGDRRALRKVLTTLMHYSLTTTLWGKISLDIKASESKPDRILLQLVDTGSGLTVDELANVDFPFLGDTTQDRFGQASGMAFFLCKQLCKQMGGSLEIVAKPDIGTRYNIQLPLALEQHTEQEEKLLEGVNVLVDIAMEDVHKIVCRHLENWGAKCLTSDERLSGQEHDVLVTDDPSRLNGWALLLAGDEMGHHALNDQQYRVNFNLSNALLDALLALIEKQLAHDLMEETNEDEAATPLLSGGYFQLFTETVPPDVKRLYTEAAEKDYPSLAQTAHRLKGVFAMLNLVPGKQLCEELEQHIKVCDDSTIKNTTSEIDAYVNQLLQQGNP encoded by the coding sequence TTGCCTTACAAATTTCCTCTGACATCCGGCAATGTGACCCGCTTTTTTGTGGTGTTCAACCTGGTGCTGTTCCTGGCGCTGGGCGCGATGGTGCACAACAGTGTGAATGCCTGGATCACCGATAAGCGCTACGCCATGACCGATCTGGCGCGCGCCATGCAGAAGCGCATTGATGCCTACCGCTTCGCCACCTGGCAGATCTATGAAAACCTTGCGACCAGCGCAGCCGGTTCCACACCGAACAGCAGCCTGCAGGAAACCCGTCTGCGTCCGGATGTGTATTACCTGGAAAAAACGCGTCGTAAAACCGAAGCGCTGATTTTTGGTTCCCACGACAGCAGTACGCTGGATATGACCATGCGCATGTCCAACTACCTCGATACGTTGTGGGGCGCGGAAAATCCCACCTGGTCGATGTATTTCCTTAATGGTCAGGACAACAGCCTGATCATGATCTCTACCCTGCCGCTGAAGGATATGGCGACACGCTATAAAGAAAGCGCAATCAATTCGCTGGTGGATAGCCGCCGTGCCGAGATGTTGCAGCAGGCCAATGCCCTCGACGAGCGCGAAAGCTTTTCACCGCTGCGCCACTTTGCCTGGCAGAATGATCATTACTTCACACTGCGCACCACCTTTAATCAGCCAGGCCATTTAGCCACGGTGGTAGCTTTCGATTTACCGGTGAATGATCTGATCCCGCGCAGCATGCCGCTGGAGAATTTCCTGTTGCGTCAGGACACCACCCAGTCCAGCAGCAGCACTGATGATGAAACCAGCGAAACCACCCATGTCTCACTGGTTAATCCTAATCTGGAGATTGCGGCATCGCTGCCGAGCACCTCGTTGCAGCTGGTGTACCGTGTCCCGATCACCAACCTGATCGTTGATAGCCTGCATAATCTGCTGTGGCCGTTACTGATCAATCTGGTGCTGTTCCTGCTGTCGATAGCCGGTATCACCCTGCTGCGCCAGCAGTCGCTGCGCCCGAATGAAAACCAGAGCGCGGAGCTGGACTCCCTGCGCCTGCTGAATGAAGAGATTGTCGCCAGCTTGCCGGTTGGTCTGCTGGTGTACGATTTCGCCACCAACCGTACCTTGCTGAGCAACAAGATCGCTGAACATTTGCTGCCGCATCTGAATCTGCAAAAAATCATCAATATGTCCGATCAACATCAGGGCGTGTTGCAGGCCACCATCAACAACGAGGTGTATGAAATCCGCCACGCGCGTAGCGTGCTGTCGCCGCATACCCAGCTGTTTATGATGCGCGATCAGGATCGTGAGTTGCTGGTTAACAAAAAGCTGCAAAAAGCCCAGCAGGTACTGGATCGTAATCACCAGATGCGTCAGCAGCTGATGCATAACCTTGGCCATGCCCTGCACCGTCCACTGGAAAGTATGGTGGCGCAGCTGGTCCAGCTCAGCCAGCGCGACAGCGATGAAAGCGTGCTTGACCTGCTCGACGAGAGCCAGGGGTTGGCGCGTCTGGTGGATGACATCGTGCTGCTGAACCGCCTGGAAGCTCATGACTGGTCACCCGATGCCAGCCGTTTCAACCTGCAGGAGCTGCTGGATGAAATAGCCCTGGAAAGCCTGCCGCTGCTGCGACGCAAAGGGCTGGCGCTGGTGGTGAATAATCATCTCGCCAATGACGAGATGCGTTTTGGCGATCGTCGTGCGCTGCGCAAAGTGCTGACAACCCTGATGCATTACTCCCTGACCACCACGCTATGGGGCAAGATTTCCCTCGATATCAAGGCCAGTGAAAGCAAACCCGATCGCATCCTGTTGCAGCTGGTCGATACCGGTTCCGGCCTGACGGTTGACGAACTGGCCAACGTCGATTTCCCGTTCCTGGGTGATACCACACAGGATCGTTTTGGTCAGGCATCGGGCATGGCCTTCTTTCTGTGCAAACAGCTGTGTAAACAGATGGGAGGTTCTCTGGAAATCGTAGCAAAACCTGATATTGGCACCCGCTACAATATCCAGCTACCGCTGGCGCTGGAACAGCACACCGAGCAGGAAGAAAAGCTGCTGGAAGGTGTGAATGTGCTGGTCGATATCGCCATGGAAGATGTCCATAAAATTGTTTGTCGCCACCTGGAGAACTGGGGGGCGAAGTGCCTGACCTCTGACGAACGTTTGTCAGGGCAGGAACATGATGTGCTGGTAACTGACGACCCTTCACGCCTCAACGGCTGGGCGTTGTTACTGGCGGGTGATGAGATGGGTCACCACGCGCTGAACGATCAACAATACCGCGTTAACTTTAACCTCAGTAATGCATTACTCGATGCGTTGCTGGCATTGATCGAGAAGCAACTGGCCCATGATTTAATGGAGGAGACTAACGAAGATGAGGCTGCCACACCGCTACTAAGCGGAGGCTATTTTCAGCTGTTTACCGAGACAGTTCCGCCTGATGTCAAGAGACTGTATACTGAAGCAGCGGAGAAGGATTACCCCTCGCTTGCTCAGACAGCGCATCGCCTGAAAGGCGTGTTTGCCATGCTAAATCTGGTGCCAGGTAAACAGCTTTGTGAAGAGTTAGAACAGCACATTAAAGTATGTGACGATTCAACCATTAAAAATACCACCAGTGAAATTGACGCTTATGTCAATCAACTGCTGCAGCAAGGTAACCCATAA